The Elgaria multicarinata webbii isolate HBS135686 ecotype San Diego chromosome 1, rElgMul1.1.pri, whole genome shotgun sequence genome includes the window AAGCCCAGGCCAGGGAGCAATTGCCATGAGTTCCTGAAGAAACCTTCAATTGGCCTGACAGAGCTATATTCGGATGTTGATGTCGTCTTGTTAACAttagtttgttttaatatttaaaaattgtaaactgcctttagtgccttggcagaaaggcagcttagaaatgtattaaataaataaacgcccatcatcttcagccagtatggctgggaatgatgggagttgtagtccaacccatggGGAAGACTGATAATACACTATTACTTCAGAGCGACCCAGAGGAACAGCTCCACTATTTGTTTCCATTCAGGCAGTCATCAACAATGTAGATTAGAATCACCACCCCAAGAgactcacacaacatgacaatccacactcagaattgagtgtgggttatcaccaaaccatgggttgttacgTTGCATAAACCCAGATgccctaacaaaccatggtttgctaattacaaacaacccatgaagagaaaccatggtttgttgttgggttgtgaactgtaggTTGTTAATTGCTAAAGAAAGTCCCCTTCTTTTTAGTTGGTGATCAAGGTATATTTAAATGGAAGCCAAAGTCCACTGGAATAACAAAATGTATAGGATAGAAAGCAgaagaattgggggtgggtgatCAAAGTATAATTAAAAGGCAGCCAAAGACCACTGGAATAAGAACATGTatgggaaagaaagcagaagaattgggggtgggggcggtgcTGGCCGTTTATTTACCTTGTCCATCCACACGACCAAGATATGAGAGGTAACAGAAGAGTCCCAAATTTAGGAGTGAGTGAGAGGATTTTGTCTCCCTCGCTCTGGCGCCCCCTCCCAACCTTCGCCCCCCCTTTCGTTCTCCTTCGTCCAGCTCAGTCCGCCACCCCTCCAATCCCCCTATGTTTGGCTCGCGTTGCTAGGAGACGGCGCTTTGCATGACGGGAATGCGTGCTTCTGCGTGGCTGAAGCTAGAGAAGAGCGGGCGGGAGAAGATGGCCGGAGACCTCGCCGGTGACGTAGGTTGCCTTGCCCCGCCCTCGCCTTCTAGCTGGGCCGCTTCCTCCAGCCtgaatttggggggattttgaggGTCGCTCCGCGCGCAGGTACGTTTAGGCCTCCGAGTGGCGGTCTGCCTCCGACCGAGGCCGAGCGGAAGATGGAAGGAGGAGCTGGCTTTGCCCGCTCTCTGTACTCGTCAGGCGTTTGCCTCCTCAAAGCAATTATTGGCAGGggctgcaggaagagaaggactggGGGAGTCGCCTCTGTTAGAGATGGGAGCCGAAATGGCATGTTTCCTGTGTCTGGTTTGTaagctgcatggcaggcaggaAACCCAACATATTCAGCTTTCTCCTTCATTACATTCCTATGCTAGAAAAAGCTggacctgttgaatttctgcctgtcatgggGCTGTTAAAGCACAATCCTGTCAGAattgggcggggggagaggatAGCATCCCTATCAGGTGGCTCCATGCTTGGAGGAAGAGCTggatttctaaaatgagagaaggCATGGTTTGAGAATTACACCCAGGCGTTTCAGGTGTCACTTTTGTTTTGGCAGGTCTCTTATCCCTTTCACAGGTGCAGGAGGGGCAGAAATTATTGTTTTCCCCATCGCCCCACTGCAGCCTTAACTACACCTTAATTGCCTGCTCCATCATGTGCTCAGCTCAGCCACCATGTATTGTGGATGGCAGCTCTCATTCCAAAGTCCTTAGCTTTTCCCAACCTTATTGAAAACTCATTGCAGTGTACATTCATTTTAAGGAAGTTACGGTTTGCAATAAGTTCTCAATTTTGAATGTGCAGCTTCTTCTAATGCACAATTCAGATAGTCATATCTGAAGTGTTCAGATGGTGACtttaccattttaattttatatgagCCATTTGTCTGGAAGTATATAGGAAAATCACTAATGTTTGCACCTCAATGGTCCTTTGGTGAAATTAACATAGTAAAGACTTTAAACACGTTTTGACTGGGCTGGAATTAATCCTAAATCATGACCAAAAACAGTATGAGGAATTTCTCCCAACAGTAACTTCTGGCCAGAATTATGTTGCCTATAGTAACTTTAACAGTCTGCCATATGTGTATAACAAATCCCACTATTTATGTAAAAAAACAACATCTCACCACCCAATCAAAGACATACCCTGGAAGGAAACATCAATTCTGCCATTTCATCTAAGTatggaataataaaataaatacatgagtaAATATGACAGAATTGCAGCCAGTGGACCCTTATGTAAGAGTACCATTGAGCTCAGAggtacttctgaataaacatgcaccaAATGTGTTTCTTATAAAAAGATGGAAAATTAAGATTTTGCATGCACATTCTTTTAGCCTTTTGTTGACTGCAGCTTAACAAGGCTGTAGGTCGTAATGAATATAATTGTATTTCTGCATGTAAAGAGATATTTTTCATTTCTTGGAAAGCTTAATTTCACCACGCACACTGATTTTAAAGCTTTTCAAAGTAAAACATATGGCAATTACTGATGGAGTAGATTCCAGaatggaattggggaggggggtgttggaCACAGGATCTGTCTCTTGGATCAATTTTATTTTGGGCCCAGAGCCCACTGAAGTATCAGTCAATATGAAATAATATGTTTTGATAGAACCCTTTTGGGAATCATCACCCCActtctcttccccccgcccccaaggctACCAGGATGAGGGGTCTGAGGGGAAGGCTGCCACAAAATAGTTCTTGTGGTTCTTGACATCGCTGGGCAGTACTGTGCATGCTTGTGACAGCATCTCATCCTTTACCATGTGGCCTAACAGTTGCCAGAAACTCTTCCCACCACCAGTTGTTTCTGTACATTTTGTGGAGAGGTCTGGCAGTAGGCATGATTAGCAGGGAGGCCTCTTAGTCCTGTTGGAAGCATGATGAAGACTTGGTTCAGAAAGGGTTCACAATTATGTGTTAATTTTGAATGTACAGTGGGGGGTAGGTTCATTCATCAATAAAGCTAActtcggccagatctacaccaagcaggatgtagcggtatgaaagcggtatttaagaggcaggagccacaccaagcaggatatagttctatgaaagcagtatatggtatgtgtcaatgggccccaacatttgtcagtgcacttcaataccactataaagcagtaatgtggctcctgccttttatataccacttccatagtggaatatcctacttggtgtagatctggccattaaCATATTGAAAATTGTGCAGTTTCAATTCTCATATGGAATAACTCATTTAGAACCTAATTCTATGGATTGGTTAAAAAATGGTTCCCAATAGGTTTTATATATACTAGGTGTTGCCTTTTTAATTGTGCTGTTTGTACATTGTATTTGAAAagccatttcctttctttttttttcaacaGGGGCATTTCAGCTCATTAGTATGGGCATTCAGGGATTAATGAGCTATGTAAGCGAACACCAAGAATTCTTTGTTGACCTGCAGTTAAGGAACACAAATGTAATAATTGATGGAAATAACCTGTACCATCGCCTTTACTTTGATTCGGGCCTGGACATCCGGCATGGTGGGGATTATGATTCTTTTACAGATATCATGCATAAGTTTTTTGAAACGTTGACTCTGTGCAACATACAACCCTATGTTGTGCTAGATGGAGGGTGTGATGCATCTGACAAAAAGCTTGCAACCATAAAGGAAAGAGCTCGAGAGAAGATTCAGTCAGCTCATTCCCtctcctgtggtggtggtggaagtgtaTTGCCTTTGCTCACCAGAGAGGTCTTTAAGCAGATCTTGACTAAATTGCAAGTGCCTTTCGTCCAGTCTTTCTCAGAAGCAGACAGGGACATTGTGTCATTAGCCAATCATTTGATTTGCCCCGTGTTAACTTTAGATAGTGACTTTTGCATTTTTGATCTCAAAGCAGGCTATTGTCCTCTGAATTACTTTCAGTGGAGAAATCTTTGCACATGCAAAGACACACAAGACTGCTTCATCCCAGCGAGGTGCTTCTCTTTAGAAAGATTTTGTAAGCATTTCAGCAATATGAACAAAACCCTCCTGCCTCTTTTTGCAGTGATGAGTGGCAATGATTACATTAATCTGCCAGCTATAGAAACGTTCTTTAGCAAGGTACACCTTCCTGTTGGAAGCTCCCGGCAGAAGGGTCGAAAGCACGCCCGCATTCGGGGGCTGCTGAACTGGCTGTCTCGTTTTGCTGATCCTGCTGAGGCTATAGAAAATGTACTGACATATCTTAAAAAGACTGAGAAAGAGGAAACAAGACAGTTTCTTTCCACTTTTATGGAGGAATATGAACCATCCAGTGTCAATCTCAAAGATTTTTTTCAGCATGGAGTTTATGAATCCGAGGAAGTGAAGAAATCAGAATTACCCCAATGGATTCTTACTGCTTTAGCAAAAGGACTTTTAGCACCATTCGTTAGTGATGCCCTGATATTAAGAAGAACAATCCTTCATGTTCAGGTGGAAAATATGCAAAGGCCTAGTGCTCATACTACAACGCTGCCAATCCGACAGGTTATCTACGGGTTACTTCTGAATACTTCTCAGAGTTCACTCGACACATCCCCAAACAAACAGCCCATTTTATCCACTCCCATTTTCCATGAATTTGATAGAATCCAAAAAGCACTCAAGAAATCATTTGTTCAAGCAGCAGCACTGTCTGGAAATTTTTGTGGAGACCAGTATTCTTTGACTGTGTTAAACGAGGTAAATGTTCAAAATGACATGTATAAACATCTCAGTAGGGTTGTGCACATACTTTTTCTATAGAAAAAGTGGAGGATGTTATATTGGGCACAGCATCTAGCTTCTTGAGAATACCAGCTGGGAAAAAGCAATCCAACTTGCCTCATCCAAAGCAGTGCTACTACACTCATGCCAGTGGGACAGAAGGGAGGGAGGTGCAACATTTTCCTCCCTgcatcccattttttaaaaaaattgagaaaaAGTCTTCTTATTGCAACTAATGAGAGGAAAATTATGTacagctccagggctggcataCATTTCTCCCTGTATCGGGGATGTCTGGGGACAGGGAGTATTTTAGATCTAGTACATCTAAAGCCTCCTAATCCACTCTCTTTTTGCCTCTGCTGATGTTGGGGCTCCAGTGCTGGAGAGGCAAGGGCCTTGGAATTTTCTACAGGTGCTGGGAGGGGGCATCCAAGGTCAGACCTCCCAGGCCTTTCTCTTTACCCTTGGAGGAGATCCAATCTATCCTGGTATGCCCTCCCAGAGGCCATAAAATTGCAAACTTAAAtgttaatttaaaacaacaacaacatgattctAGCCCCCATGGCTGTAAAGATACACATGAAAATGCATCAGCACTAGCTGAAATGTCAAAACTGCTAAATACAATTGCCAGTAGTTGACAGGCAATGTCTCAGTGTTCTCTATAATTCTTTGCGGCATCTATGATTAGCAGACTAAAATATATACAATTATGCAttatgttgcataaattatgcactTTTGGGTAGCCTTTTATTTTACATAGTAAAATAAATTTTACTATGTAAAATTTTACATATTACCTTTTATTATACAGGTGCAAAAGATGGGTTTTCTTGGTGCAGAACTTGAATTGCTTTTGGAAGCCTTATAGTAGCATGCAGAAATTAGGACTGAAAGCTACTCTTGTCTAGTGtaaaggactagaaacttgtcaGTCATTGGCTGTGAGTGAGGGATAGGTGCCTGAGTATATGCCTGAAAATGGGAATAACTgaattacaatttatttattgcatttttataccgcccaatagctgaagctccctgggcggttcacatgtaaGTGAATGGGTACATTGAATAAAGAAATCCTTCTCTATTCTGAAGTGTCTAAACAGCTTGCCTAAGGTTTAAGGCTTTGATTTAAAAAGGGAGGAGAACCAAACACCAAAATTAGTGGAATTTTTCTTGAACATCTCCAAAATAGATATACCCTTATAGTAATTATTCTGAGAACAGCTTGCTGTCGTTATGCGTGTTTATACAAAGAGATGATTGACCAGTGTTGGAATCAGATTGTTTTTCCCCTTATCGCTTCTTTCACAGGACAACTAAGCAATGTAACAGAATTCTTTATAAGACATATATAGCAAGAAAATATGATAGAACATGAACTTAGGTCATTTACTAAGCTCAGTTCTCTTGTTATTAGAAAGTCCCAACTCCACACCAAGAGGattagggtgaggggagagaactACTCTTATTATATGCAAGCAATATGAGAGATCTAAACATTAGCTTTAGCCTCCTCATACAACATGACTAACATGTGGCTGAAatttctgttggagatgaaggtgTTGCAATTCCTTTGTTTACAGGTTCCCTTAGCAGACCGACAGCTGCTTTTCTTGGAGACATTAGGAGTCACACCCAGCACCCTTGAGCCAATTCCTAGCCTACTGAAGCTCCCTATGGCTGTAACCTGTtactgggcacagcactctgaACCCAAAGTGAAGTTACCACACATCAAGGCTTTGCTACTTGGAGTAGTATTTGGTGAATTAGACAAGATGCTACATAGCCCAGGTAAGTTGAGAGGGGGTCAGTTTTGACCCTCTTTTTAGACTTGAAATTGTAAGTGGCTATTCCCTCAATTTCTATACTTAAATTTACGCATATAGATTCCCCATTTCAGTGACTACTCAAAGGCTCAATTTAGACAACACATTAGTGAAAACTCCACTTAACGGTTGTGTTTTTAgggggttctccccacacaacatgttctaactccaccactgtgtgactgtgggctgtCGTGGAGTTGAGTAAGATCCATggcgacatttgattgacagttcctccaccctctctcctcccccagtcctcctgatggtatcccatcagccattgctgcaaaaaaccaatcccggtggctctccttgAACgacactcgctcctttcgccgctcttgcctgggaactctagccagtgggaaaactcaacacaacgcaacagaaaactccacggagcccaacATGCAACACAGTGGTTGTGCAGGAACCCTCTTCTGCActgcgtggatattcagcatggagtgttttccagaaAATACCCTCCATTGTTACAAGGAGTTTTCCCACCACACAACagatttctcaacggtggtgtaaaaactccactgtggcgttctaaaaccaccgttgagaaacatgtctgaactgagccaaagtgtTTTATGTTCAGTGTTACAGGCATTCATGTTGTACTTAGAAAAAAGTTCATATATGCCCTGTTAGCAACACTTCATTAAAAGGTGCTTGATGTCACTTGTGAGAACAACCTGTGCATATACACAGGTTCATctttatcatcatttttaaatcaGACTCCAAGAAATATATTAATGTACTAATTTCGTTACAGCATGATTTATGTGTAGTACATCTCTCTATGACAGAGAAATGTAGTACACATCAATCATGCTCTAATGAAATTAAGTGAGTCTAATTAATTACTCCTATCTTTGTTTTCAGTAACACTTAAGAACACACACTGAATATTTCCCTGGCTACCACATGCCTTTTATGGCCCAGAAGTGGAGCATAGCCAGCCCCACTCAAAGCACAGCTGTCAACAGAACTGGGGACATGTGCAAGAGGCTGGCATGGTGAGGGTGCTGGAGCCTGGAAACCAGGCAGTTAAGAGAAGCACTGCTGCTTCCAGCTCCATGCTCCACCCCACACAGGCACATAACTCATGCTGCCAAATGATGGAAACCTCTACATAGTACGTTAACTAAGAAGCTTATGTCTTgtcgtgggtttttttttgcattctTAAACATTGCACAACGTTTTGTGAATTTGTTGAGTTAGAATGAATGCCTgctacagatatttatttattgcaaatgtAACTAAGTAATACAAAAGGAAATAGTTTGGTAAATCATCCTATTGAATCCGCTCTTGAATCCGCCTCGGAgcttggaggcttacaagtatccagtGCAGAGGAGGTGATCCTTGCCTCCGctgttcctcccactctgcaatttagctagacgggcttttttgcccatctatgCAGGGAAGGAATAAGGCCTGAGGATAAGGcgcaacccctcccctccccatctacTAGCATGCCCTCTTCGCCTTCTCTCCGAGGTCGCCTTTGCGATTCCGAAGAgatagctggcatggttctctcaaTGACAGTtgtgagggggcagggaggtcagaccctgaccttggatccaggaatccaaactatcctatggccctccagactctgtctaggggccataggattgctgtacccatattttaaaaaattacgaAAAGTTGGAGGGCTTTAAAATTTGCATCAtacttattatatttctgtagCCATCTATGTACAACCATCAGCTGGAGGACGTTGACAGGGCTTTTGGACAGGTTCATGTGATCACTTCCGTAATGGATCCTCGCCCCTCTTGGCTTATCAAAACCAACAGGAAATGAATGGCCTGCTAGACCAGAGAGGTAATTAATGCCTCCTTGCGAGAGGGAATGGTCCCAAGCCAGCAGTGAGATTGCTCCTGAAGATCTTAGCAACTTTAGACCGGttgcaaatgttcctttcctgggcaaggtccttgagtaggtggtggccaaccagctccagacactcttggatgagaccaattatctggatccaatTCAGACATGGTTCAGAccaggttttggcacagaaaagtCTTGGTCACTCTGTATGTTGGAAGAGAGACAGGGAATATGACTCTGGTGGTTTTGTTACCATTgacaatggtatccttctgaggcaCCTGTATGAGCTTAGgggttgcagtggttccgctcctacgtGGATGGCCAGCAACAGAAGTTGGTATTTGGGGGAaattgctcggccctgtggattctccagcatGGGGTTCCTCAGGGGTCAAGTTTtgtccccatgctatttaacaacTATGTGAAACTGCTGAGtggggtcatctggagttttggaaagAGTTGCCATCAGTATtgtgatgacacacagctctacttcttctTTCCATCTTTATCAGGTGAGTCTGTGGATGTACTGatccagtgcctggctgcaacaatggactggatgagagctaataaactgaaagtcAATCGATACAAGACTGAAATGTTGTTACTGGGTGTTGCTTCTGATTAGATGGAGGGtcctcaacctgttctggatggggttgcattccccctgaaggagcaggttcatagcttggggttcTCTTGGATCCATCTCTATCACTTGAGGCTCGGAGTGCCTTCTTCCAGCTTTGACTAGCGGCCCAGCTATACACCTatgtggacagggataacctgctTTCGGTAATCTATGCTATagtaacttccaagttagattattgcaataCACTTTATGTAGGGcggcctttgaagactgttcagaagctgcagcttctgcaaaattCATCAGCCAGATTAATAATTGGAACCAGACGGTCTGAACACATAAAActaattctggcctgcttgtattggctgccAGTATtattctgagtccaattcaaggtgctggttttaacctataaagccttacatatcTCAgggccgcaatacctgatggaatgcctctcccaataGAAACCTGCCCAGACACTATGATCAACCTCTGGGGCCTTCCTTcgaaggaagcttggagggtaGCGACAaaggagggggccttctcagtggtggccccgactgtggaatgaactTCCTATCCAAGCCCAACTAACACctactgtggccctgttcagaagacaccttaaactatggctttaaccacagtgaataaggcaaaagaacttattcaccatggttaaagatatggtttaaggtgttttctgaacagggccactgtcgtATTTTCAGTGCCATTTTAAGAGTGCTGTATTTTTATGCCGTATTTTGTTACCTTAtgattgttgtaaactgcccagagacctttggctattaggcagcagagaaatgaaataatatgCACATGGCACTTTATAGGGTAACAGGAATATAGGAGTAAACTAGGGAAGAAAATACAATTTGAATTTCACATACTTTCGGTTAGGTACACTAGGGTATTGAGACTAGCGGGTTATTTCAAAGCCTTCCTGAAAAAGTGATTTTTGAGGGATTTGAAGTAAAGGAGGTGGTCACATGGTGGTATGTGAACTGTTCCCAATTGCATCTCAAGTCTGTGGGGAAAAAACAGATTGAGCTAGGTCAGAATGTTGTATTCTTCAACATTCAGTACAACCCATCAATAAAATAAACTCTGAATGCATTTTCAGGCATTTAAGAACACAATCCCTGTTCCAACCATGAGGTACTTAAGATAGTAGCACCTAAGCCTAAAGTAGTAAGGCAGCACCTCCTATTTGGGAGAGATGCCCGTGTTTCAAAGGTGCAGGAACATTTTATTGTCTCAAAGCATTCAGAAAGTTCTTTTTCATTCGTATGTCTAGATCCTGAGGTTCTACATCTTGAGGTCAATAAAATTGTGTATGACCAGTTcttgaaatggaaaaaaaggaAATCTCAAAAGGAAGCATTGGAATTAGATGCTGCACACATTCTCTGCCAGTGGCAGTGCTGCCTTCAAATGGGATTGTATCTCAACCAGCTGCTTTGTAGTCCTCTCCCTGAGCCAGATCTTACATGGTAAGAAAACCCAAAACTGCAAACATAAGCACATTTTCTCTGGaggtaaatctcattgaactctgtaGGGATGTATTTCT containing:
- the ASTE1 gene encoding protein asteroid homolog 1, translating into MGIQGLMSYVSEHQEFFVDLQLRNTNVIIDGNNLYHRLYFDSGLDIRHGGDYDSFTDIMHKFFETLTLCNIQPYVVLDGGCDASDKKLATIKERAREKIQSAHSLSCGGGGSVLPLLTREVFKQILTKLQVPFVQSFSEADRDIVSLANHLICPVLTLDSDFCIFDLKAGYCPLNYFQWRNLCTCKDTQDCFIPARCFSLERFCKHFSNMNKTLLPLFAVMSGNDYINLPAIETFFSKVHLPVGSSRQKGRKHARIRGLLNWLSRFADPAEAIENVLTYLKKTEKEETRQFLSTFMEEYEPSSVNLKDFFQHGVYESEEVKKSELPQWILTALAKGLLAPFVSDALILRRTILHVQVENMQRPSAHTTTLPIRQVIYGLLLNTSQSSLDTSPNKQPILSTPIFHEFDRIQKALKKSFVQAAALSGNFCGDQYSLTVLNEVPLADRQLLFLETLGVTPSTLEPIPSLLKLPMAVTCYWAQHSEPKVKLPHIKALLLGVVFGELDKMLHSPDPEVLHLEVNKIVYDQFLKWKKRKSQKEALELDAAHILCQWQCCLQMGLYLNQLLCSPLPEPDLTWLYSGTLVHRLYHELKSTSTPENLLSVSPRMYQLYCNMVHVVKDATPPGFFQKKSKSQKKKNKQATNQVLEKTQSTMLETLPSCSSNNRFATLMVEN